A region of Daphnia carinata strain CSIRO-1 chromosome 10, CSIRO_AGI_Dcar_HiC_V3, whole genome shotgun sequence DNA encodes the following proteins:
- the LOC130703423 gene encoding uncharacterized protein LOC130703423: protein MLSQLKSYLFGAADEAALEGAAVGDCTSNNGAEDDWVLVDTQEVIGDVDCDDETAMGLEESWIVTQEVMKAVVKPPLGRNKGYGRRNRQPKGTKPRRWKGPKSNGQASVKPVQALMEDNESTSSSIAIVPSPEPMVRPAASPVTASTVLAASSDAKQMATIASARIAKQKADKNLLSRKNLLRGNKTMMAAAGRNNRRSQLIGSRLCGSNNNRKSHQY from the exons ATGTTGAGCCAACTGAAGAGTTACTTATTTGGGGCCGCCGATGAGGCAGCATTAGAAGGAGCCGCCGTAGGGGATTGCACCAGTAATAACGGCGCAGAAGACGATTGGGTCCTCGTCGATACTCAAG AAGTTATTGGAGATGTAGATTGTGATGATGAAACAGCCATGGGACTGGAAGAATCCTGGATTGTGACACAGGAAGTAATGAAAGCTGTTGTGAAGCCACCGTTGGGTAGAAACAAGGGTTACGGACGTAGAAACCGTCAACCCAAAGGGACCAAGCCCCGCAGATGGAAGGGGCCGAAAAGCAACGGACAAGCATCAGTGAAGCCCGTCCAAGCCTTGATGGAGGATAACGAGAGCACTAGCTCTTCCATCGCCATTGTGCCAAGCCCGGAACCGATGGTACGTCCGGCAGCCTCTCCCGTAACCGCGTCAACTGTTCTCGCTGCTTCTAGTGATGCGAAACAAATGGCGACAATCGCTTCCGCACGAATT GCGAAACAAAAAGCGGACAAGAACTTGTTGTCACGCAAGAACTTGCTTCGGGGCAATAAGACGATGATGGCTGCTGCGGGACGCAACAACCGACGCAGCCAATTGATTGGCAGCCGCCTTTGCGGATCCAACAACAACCGCAAGAGCCACCAATATTAA
- the LOC130703427 gene encoding dihydrofolate reductase-like: protein MSIEVAYPRLELIVACDKNLGIGKDGTLPWSLPSEFVYFLRMTQNHQNSGGKVHASIFGRANWESIAKTLGSMDNNPWKDTISFILSRSMTNQALPKDVYVCSSFQEIIDHLHKPEIKERVDRVWVHGGASVYKEALGSPHFYRLYKTVIEATYPADVFFPRIDETRLALVHDPDVLQGVQHENDVDFQVHVYQSTGVCPLA from the coding sequence ATGAGTATTGAAGTTGCATATCCTCGTCTTGAGCTGATTGTAGCTTGTGATAAAAATTTGGGCATAGGAAAAGATGGAACGTTGCCATGGAGTCTTCCCTCTGAATTTGTCTACTTCTTGAGGATGACCCAGAATCATCAAAATAGTGGAGGCAAGGTCCATGCCTCCATTTTCGGTCGGGCTAACTGGGAATCGATTGCCAAAACGTTGGGTTCCATGGATAATAATCCTTGGAAAGACACGATCTCTTTTATCCTTAGTCGTTCCATGACCAATCAAGCACTCCCTAAAGATGTTTACGTTTGCTCATCCTTTCAAGAAATCATTGACCATCTGCATAAACCGGAGATAAAAGAACGAGTAGATCGAGTGTGGGTACACGGTGGTGCATCTGTGTACAAAGAAGCTCTAGGTTCGCCCCATTTTTATCGGCTTTACAAAACAGTAATTGAGGCAACGTATCCAGCTGACGTCTTCTTCCCGCGTATCGACGAGACTCGTTTGGCCCTCGTTCACGATCCTGACGTCCTACAAGGTGTTCAGCACGAAAATGACGTCGATTTCCAAGTGCACGTCTACCAATCCACGGGCGTTTGCCCTTTAGCgtaa